In a single window of the Bacillus clarus genome:
- a CDS encoding SDR family NAD(P)-dependent oxidoreductase yields MKKALVLGASGSMGYAITKELCNRGMHVVAFARNREKLEKLFQGEGSIQIVAGDVFIQADIMNAAKDVDVIFHAVNIPYSEWENQQSKLLTNVLGITKYYGIKLGIVDNIYAYGKKGREFVKEEDEKKPYTKKGKIRLQLEEMAKQANVQMFIAHFPDFYGPNAESTLVHHTLKGILANKPSSFVGDKKIAREYIFTPDGAKAMVELALHDEAYGQNWNIPGCGVITGEEMIQYMRELTGYTKSVMTVKKGIIKLIGLFDKQMKEFVEMLYLTEEPVVLNGEKYESYIGAIPKTPYYEGLKETIIYMKNKDM; encoded by the coding sequence ATGAAAAAGGCGTTAGTATTGGGGGCATCTGGATCAATGGGGTACGCGATTACAAAAGAATTATGTAATCGCGGAATGCATGTAGTGGCTTTTGCAAGAAATAGGGAGAAGTTAGAAAAACTATTTCAAGGAGAGGGAAGCATACAAATAGTAGCAGGAGATGTATTTATACAAGCAGATATAATGAATGCTGCTAAAGATGTGGATGTTATATTTCATGCTGTAAATATTCCATATTCAGAGTGGGAGAATCAGCAATCCAAGTTATTAACAAATGTATTAGGGATAACAAAATATTACGGTATCAAGTTAGGGATAGTCGATAATATTTATGCGTATGGAAAAAAAGGGAGAGAGTTTGTAAAAGAAGAGGATGAAAAGAAACCATATACAAAGAAAGGGAAAATCCGTTTGCAACTTGAGGAGATGGCGAAACAGGCTAATGTACAAATGTTTATTGCTCATTTTCCAGATTTTTATGGCCCAAATGCAGAAAGTACGCTCGTCCATCATACTTTAAAGGGCATACTTGCAAATAAACCGTCTAGCTTTGTTGGAGATAAAAAGATTGCACGTGAATATATTTTTACACCAGATGGTGCAAAAGCGATGGTTGAATTAGCATTACATGATGAGGCCTATGGACAAAATTGGAACATACCTGGATGTGGCGTAATTACGGGAGAAGAGATGATTCAATATATGCGAGAATTAACAGGATATACAAAATCAGTCATGACCGTGAAAAAGGGTATAATAAAATTAATTGGATTATTTGATAAACAAATGAAAGAATTTGTAGAGATGCTGTATTTAACGGAAGAGCCTGTTGTATTGAATGGTGAGAAATACGAGAGCTATATAGGGGCTATTCCAAAAACACCTTATTATGAAGGGTTAAAAGAAACAATTATATATATGAAAAATAAAGATATGTAG
- a CDS encoding TetR/AcrR family transcriptional regulator — protein sequence MSPRRAVKQELTREMIMNVARDLFIKLGYQHTSMRKIAAELGYSHGSIYYHFKNKAELFYAMVEQDFQLLNQKLDEVNDQNLSQEEQLKAVLFGFIEFGLQNQSHYEIMFLIKDDELKECLADGPNVSYEKFASVVSSLCNEKINVMTIWSVFLSLHGFVAHYCGNGQTFEEVKGLAKAHVEFISKSLLL from the coding sequence ATGTCGCCAAGAAGAGCAGTTAAACAAGAGTTAACGAGAGAAATGATTATGAATGTAGCAAGAGATTTATTTATAAAACTAGGATATCAGCATACTTCGATGCGTAAAATCGCAGCAGAACTAGGGTATAGCCATGGTTCCATCTATTATCATTTTAAAAATAAAGCAGAGCTTTTTTATGCCATGGTAGAACAAGATTTTCAGTTGCTAAATCAAAAATTGGATGAGGTTAATGATCAAAATTTATCACAAGAGGAACAATTGAAAGCTGTTTTATTTGGTTTTATTGAATTTGGTTTGCAAAATCAAAGTCATTATGAAATCATGTTTTTAATTAAAGATGATGAGTTGAAAGAATGTTTAGCGGATGGTCCAAATGTTAGCTACGAAAAATTTGCTTCCGTTGTATCTTCTTTATGTAATGAGAAGATAAATGTAATGACAATATGGTCTGTTTTTCTATCATTACATGGATTTGTAGCACATTACTGTGGCAATGGTCAAACATTTGAAGAAGTAAAAGGGTTAGCAAAAGCACATGTGGAGTTTATTTCAAAATCGCTTCTTCTGTAA
- a CDS encoding ABC-F family ATP-binding cassette domain-containing protein yields MIQDTILKWAGDNMSLLTVENLGHTFGDRMLFKDVSMRLLAGEHVGLVGANGVGKSTFMNIITGQLIHDEGRVEWIPGTNYGYLDQHTILTPGRTIRDVLTDAFLPLFEKEQQLNIVTEKMGTATPEELEELLDQMAEIQDALEAGGFYLLDIKIEEAARGLGIDAIGLDRDVSALSGGQRTKVLLAKLLLEQPEVLLLDEPTNYLDVEHIHWLTNYLKEYPHAFLLISHDTEFMNKCVDVIFHLEFTKMTRYTATYEKFLELAEINKNQHINAYQKQQEFIKKQEDFIAKNKARYSTTGRAKSRQKQLDRMERIDRPETAIKPEFSFKECRASSRFVFEGEDVEIGYTHPLLPKLTMTIERGEKIAIVGCNGVGKSTLLKTILGKIKPLSGKTSLGDFLEPAYFEQEVKADNLTPIDDVWNTFPNLDQHQIRAMLAKCGLKNEHISRPLTQLSGGEQAKVRLCKLMGEESNWLLFDEPTNHLDVTAKDELKKALKAYKGTVLLVCHEPDFYEDWITKVWNVEEWAQNNS; encoded by the coding sequence ATGATTCAAGACACTATTTTGAAATGGGCGGGGGACAATATGAGCTTATTAACAGTAGAAAACTTAGGCCATACATTTGGCGATCGTATGTTATTTAAAGACGTATCTATGCGTTTATTAGCAGGAGAACATGTTGGATTAGTCGGTGCAAACGGCGTTGGCAAATCAACATTTATGAATATTATTACTGGACAACTGATTCATGATGAAGGACGCGTAGAATGGATACCTGGTACAAATTACGGATATTTAGATCAACATACAATTTTAACACCAGGCAGAACAATTCGTGACGTATTAACTGATGCCTTCTTACCTTTATTTGAGAAAGAGCAGCAATTAAATATTGTAACAGAAAAAATGGGAACTGCTACACCAGAAGAATTAGAAGAGCTTCTTGACCAAATGGCAGAAATACAAGATGCACTTGAAGCAGGCGGCTTCTATTTATTAGATATTAAAATTGAAGAAGCAGCGCGTGGTCTTGGAATTGATGCGATTGGTTTAGATCGTGATGTTTCGGCACTAAGTGGTGGACAACGTACAAAAGTGTTACTTGCAAAGCTGTTACTTGAGCAACCAGAAGTATTATTACTTGATGAGCCTACCAACTATTTAGACGTTGAGCATATTCATTGGTTAACAAATTATTTAAAAGAATACCCACATGCATTCCTTTTGATTTCTCATGATACAGAATTCATGAATAAATGTGTTGATGTTATTTTCCACCTAGAATTCACAAAAATGACGCGTTATACAGCGACATATGAGAAGTTTTTAGAGCTAGCAGAAATTAATAAAAATCAACATATCAATGCTTATCAAAAGCAACAAGAATTTATAAAAAAACAAGAAGATTTCATTGCGAAAAATAAAGCTCGCTACTCAACAACAGGCCGTGCAAAGAGTCGCCAAAAGCAACTTGATCGTATGGAACGTATTGATCGTCCTGAAACAGCTATTAAACCTGAATTCTCATTCAAAGAATGTCGTGCAAGTAGTCGCTTTGTCTTTGAGGGAGAAGATGTAGAGATTGGATATACACATCCATTATTACCAAAATTAACGATGACAATTGAACGTGGTGAAAAAATTGCAATTGTTGGATGTAACGGTGTTGGTAAATCAACATTACTAAAAACGATTTTAGGCAAGATTAAACCATTAAGCGGCAAAACAAGCCTCGGTGACTTCCTAGAGCCAGCATACTTCGAACAAGAAGTAAAAGCTGATAATTTGACACCAATTGATGACGTATGGAATACATTCCCTAACTTAGATCAACATCAAATTCGTGCAATGTTAGCGAAATGCGGTTTAAAAAACGAACACATTTCTCGTCCATTAACACAATTGAGTGGTGGAGAACAAGCGAAAGTACGTTTATGTAAATTAATGGGTGAAGAAAGTAACTGGTTACTATTTGATGAGCCAACAAACCACCTTGATGTTACAGCAAAAGACGAACTAAAAAAAGCGCTAAAAGCATATAAAGGAACAGTTCTTCTTGTATGTCACGAACCAGACTTTTACGAAGATTGGATAACAAAAGTTTGGAACGTAGAAGAGTGGGCGCAAAATAACTCTTAA
- a CDS encoding TetR/AcrR family transcriptional regulator, giving the protein MKEKERLIIEMAMKLFATKGVNATSVQEIVTACGISKGAFYLYFKSKDELLLATLRYYYDKIQKKMMDIDKESLLPREKFEKQLYCQFNDVQKHKEFIIMHARENAIPFNKEVEEFMMRMKLESHAFYRSSLLSIYGEKIIPYLLDLVIMVEGICRGYLELIILNAPEIDLSHVSAFLLRRIDDLVKGLLESSEGPVLHEEKLGEFFCSSELIKEQVKEHFLKEIIIFKRTLADQLENDELLVTLDVLEAEMRLPNPRIPVIRGMLANLETYPDLKEFQLRLMGYYNIKRS; this is encoded by the coding sequence ATGAAAGAAAAAGAGCGTTTAATTATAGAGATGGCTATGAAGTTATTTGCGACTAAGGGTGTAAACGCAACATCAGTACAAGAGATTGTCACAGCTTGCGGTATATCAAAAGGTGCTTTTTATTTATATTTTAAATCAAAAGATGAGTTGTTATTAGCGACACTTCGATATTATTATGACAAAATTCAAAAGAAAATGATGGATATTGATAAAGAATCCTTATTACCACGTGAAAAATTTGAAAAACAATTATATTGCCAGTTTAATGATGTACAAAAGCATAAGGAATTTATTATTATGCATGCGAGAGAAAATGCAATTCCATTCAATAAAGAAGTAGAAGAATTTATGATGCGAATGAAATTAGAGTCTCATGCATTTTATCGAAGCAGCTTATTATCTATTTATGGTGAAAAGATCATCCCATACTTATTAGATTTAGTAATTATGGTGGAAGGAATATGCCGCGGGTATTTAGAGTTAATTATTTTAAATGCACCAGAAATTGATTTGTCCCATGTTTCAGCATTTCTTTTAAGGAGAATAGACGATTTAGTAAAAGGACTTCTTGAATCTTCAGAAGGACCTGTTTTACATGAGGAAAAGCTTGGCGAATTCTTTTGTAGTTCGGAGCTTATTAAAGAACAGGTAAAAGAACATTTTTTAAAAGAAATTATTATATTTAAACGTACATTAGCCGATCAATTAGAGAATGATGAATTATTGGTTACACTAGATGTTCTAGAGGCGGAAATGAGATTACCTAATCCGAGAATTCCAGTCATTAGAGGGATGCTAGCTAATTTAGAGACTTATCCTGATTTAAAAGAATTTCAATTACGATTAATGGGGTATTATAATATAAAAAGGTCTTAA
- a CDS encoding efflux RND transporter permease subunit, whose product MNKIINFSLKNKFAVWLLTIIVTIAGIYSGLNMKLETIPDITTPVVTVTTVYPGATPVEVADKVSKPMEEQLQNLSGVNVVSSSSYQNASSIQVEYDFDKNMEKAETEIKEALANVKLPEGVKDPKVSRVNFNAFPVISLSVASKNESLADLTEKVEKNVVPGLKGLDGVASVQISGQQVNEVQLVFKKDKMKELGLNEDTVKNIIKGSDVSLPLGLYAFKDTEKSVVVDGNITTIKALKELKIPAVPSVPNSQGSQNAGAGTQAPQMNPAAMNGIPTVTLEEIADIKEVGKAESISRTNGKEAIGIQIVKSADANTVDVVNAVKDKVKDFEKKYKDLEIISTFDQGAPIEKSVDTMLSKAIFGAIFAIIIIMLFLRNIRTTLISIVSIPLSLLIAVLVIKQMDITLNIMTLGAMTVAIGRVVDDSIVVIENIYRRMSLSEEKLRGKDLIREATKEMFIPIMSSTIVTIAVFLPLGLVKGMIGEMFLPFALTIVFALLASLLVAVTIVPMLAHSLFKKESMREKEVHHEEKPSKLANAYKRILNWALNHKIITSSIAVLLLVGSLALVPIIGVSFLPSEEEKMIIATYNPEPGQTLEDVEKIATKAEKHFQDNKDVKTIQFSLGGENPMSPGKTNQAMFFVQYDNDVKNFEKKKELVIKDLQKMSGKGEWKSQDFGASSGSNEIKLYVYGDRSEDIKPVVKDIQNIIKKNKDLKDVDSSIAKTYAEYTLVADQEKLSKMGLTAAQIGMGLSNQHDRPVLTTIKKDNKDINVYVETEKQNYETLDDLTNRKITTPLGNEVAVKDVMTVKEGETSNTVTHRDGRVYAEVSAKLTSNDVSKASAAVQKEVDKMELPSGVDVSMGGVTKDIQESFKQLGLAMLAAIAIVYFVLVVTFGGALAPFAILFSLPFTIIGALLALLVSGETLSVSAMIGALMLIGIVVTNAIVLIDRVIHKENEGLSTREALLEAGATRLRPILMTAIATIGALIPLALGFEGSGLISKGLGVTVIGGLASSTLLTLLIVPIVYEVLSKFKKKKAK is encoded by the coding sequence ATGAACAAAATTATCAATTTCTCGTTAAAAAATAAGTTCGCAGTTTGGCTACTAACCATTATTGTTACCATTGCAGGTATTTACTCTGGCCTTAATATGAAGCTGGAAACAATTCCTGATATTACAACACCTGTTGTAACGGTAACTACGGTTTATCCTGGTGCTACACCAGTAGAAGTAGCAGATAAAGTTTCAAAACCGATGGAAGAGCAACTGCAAAATTTAAGCGGTGTAAACGTTGTTAGTTCGTCATCTTATCAAAATGCATCCTCTATTCAAGTAGAGTATGATTTTGATAAAAATATGGAAAAAGCAGAAACAGAAATTAAAGAAGCACTGGCCAACGTAAAACTACCGGAAGGTGTGAAAGATCCGAAAGTTTCACGTGTAAACTTCAATGCCTTTCCTGTTATTTCATTAAGCGTAGCAAGTAAAAATGAATCTTTAGCTGACTTAACTGAAAAAGTGGAAAAAAATGTTGTTCCAGGATTAAAAGGACTTGATGGTGTCGCATCTGTACAAATCTCAGGACAGCAAGTAAATGAAGTACAACTTGTCTTCAAAAAAGATAAAATGAAAGAATTAGGCTTAAATGAAGATACTGTAAAAAATATCATTAAAGGTTCTGACGTATCTTTACCACTTGGCCTATATGCATTTAAAGATACGGAAAAATCTGTTGTTGTAGATGGTAATATTACAACAATTAAAGCATTAAAAGAGTTAAAAATTCCAGCCGTTCCTTCAGTACCAAATAGTCAAGGAAGCCAAAATGCTGGCGCTGGAACACAAGCACCACAAATGAATCCAGCTGCTATGAATGGCATTCCGACCGTTACATTAGAAGAAATTGCTGATATTAAAGAAGTTGGAAAAGCAGAATCAATTTCTCGTACAAATGGAAAAGAAGCAATCGGCATTCAAATTGTGAAATCCGCTGATGCAAATACAGTTGATGTCGTAAATGCTGTTAAAGATAAAGTAAAAGATTTTGAGAAAAAATATAAAGACTTAGAGATTATTTCAACATTTGACCAAGGTGCACCAATTGAAAAATCGGTCGATACAATGCTTAGCAAGGCAATCTTTGGTGCTATCTTTGCGATTATCATCATTATGTTGTTCCTGCGAAACATCCGAACAACATTGATATCTATTGTTTCTATACCACTTTCTTTATTAATTGCAGTTTTAGTAATCAAACAGATGGACATTACTCTCAACATTATGACCCTTGGAGCGATGACAGTCGCTATCGGACGCGTTGTCGATGACTCAATTGTTGTTATTGAAAATATTTACCGACGCATGTCCTTATCAGAAGAGAAATTACGTGGAAAAGACTTAATTCGTGAAGCAACGAAAGAAATGTTTATTCCGATCATGTCTTCTACAATTGTAACAATTGCCGTCTTTTTACCTCTTGGACTGGTAAAAGGTATGATTGGTGAGATGTTCTTACCATTCGCTTTAACAATTGTCTTCGCCCTACTCGCTTCCTTACTTGTGGCCGTTACAATTGTACCGATGTTAGCACATTCCTTATTCAAAAAGGAAAGTATGAGAGAAAAAGAAGTACATCATGAAGAAAAGCCAAGTAAATTAGCAAATGCTTATAAACGCATATTGAACTGGGCATTAAATCATAAGATTATTACGTCTAGTATCGCTGTTCTTCTATTAGTAGGTAGCCTTGCACTTGTACCAATTATCGGTGTAAGCTTCTTACCATCCGAAGAAGAAAAGATGATTATCGCGACTTATAATCCTGAACCAGGTCAAACCTTGGAAGACGTTGAAAAAATCGCAACGAAAGCAGAGAAACATTTCCAAGATAATAAAGACGTCAAAACGATTCAGTTCTCATTAGGTGGAGAAAATCCAATGAGCCCTGGTAAAACAAATCAAGCTATGTTCTTCGTTCAATACGATAATGACGTGAAGAACTTCGAAAAAAAGAAAGAACTAGTTATTAAAGACTTACAAAAGATGTCTGGAAAAGGCGAATGGAAAAGCCAAGACTTCGGAGCTAGTAGCGGTAGCAATGAAATTAAGCTATACGTATACGGAGATCGTTCTGAAGACATCAAGCCTGTCGTTAAAGACATTCAAAATATCATAAAAAAAAATAAAGACTTAAAAGATGTGGATTCTAGTATTGCGAAAACATATGCAGAATACACTTTAGTTGCAGATCAAGAAAAGCTAAGTAAAATGGGCCTAACAGCTGCCCAGATTGGAATGGGACTTTCTAATCAACACGACCGTCCAGTTCTTACAACAATTAAAAAAGACAATAAAGATATAAATGTATATGTAGAAACTGAAAAACAAAATTATGAGACACTCGATGATTTAACAAATCGTAAAATTACAACGCCACTTGGCAATGAAGTCGCTGTAAAAGATGTTATGACTGTCAAAGAAGGCGAAACCTCTAACACAGTAACGCATCGTGATGGCCGTGTTTATGCAGAAGTGAGTGCGAAATTAACATCTAATGACGTTTCCAAAGCATCTGCTGCTGTTCAAAAAGAGGTAGATAAAATGGAGCTTCCTTCTGGCGTAGATGTGTCTATGGGCGGCGTTACAAAAGATATTCAAGAATCATTTAAACAGCTTGGTTTAGCGATGCTAGCTGCGATTGCCATCGTATACTTCGTTCTTGTCGTTACATTTGGCGGTGCCCTTGCACCATTCGCAATCTTATTCTCGCTACCATTCACAATTATCGGTGCGCTTCTTGCCTTACTCGTCTCTGGTGAAACATTAAGTGTATCTGCAATGATTGGAGCTCTTATGTTAATTGGTATTGTCGTAACGAATGCGATCGTACTTATTGACCGTGTTATTCATAAAGAAAACGAAGGTCTATCAACACGTGAAGCATTATTAGAAGCTGGTGCAACACGTTTACGTCCTATCTTAATGACTGCAATTGCAACAATTGGAGCTCTTATTCCGCTCGCATTAGGATTTGAAGGTAGTGGCTTAATTTCTAAAGGTCTTGGAGTAACGGTAATTGGTGGGTTAGCAAGCTCAACATTATTAACTCTTCTTATCGTTCCAATTGTTTATGAAGTACTAAGCAAATTTAAAAAGAAAAAAGCAAAATAA
- the msrB gene encoding peptide-methionine (R)-S-oxide reductase MsrB: MYRQGSGRDAFIKKHWPKDNGHLKERLTDMQFYVTQENGTEPPFQNEYWNHKEEGIYVDIVSGEPLFTSLDKFDSGCGWPSFTKPVMSASVKEKMDVSHNMTRTEVRSKEGDSHLGHVFPDGPGPNGLRYCINSAALRFIPKEELEKEGYDDFLILFGNKK; encoded by the coding sequence TTGTATCGTCAAGGGTCAGGACGTGATGCCTTTATTAAAAAACATTGGCCAAAGGACAATGGTCATTTGAAAGAACGGTTAACTGATATGCAATTTTACGTGACGCAGGAAAACGGAACAGAACCTCCGTTTCAAAATGAATATTGGAATCATAAAGAAGAGGGCATTTATGTGGATATCGTTTCGGGTGAACCATTATTTACTTCTTTAGATAAATTTGATAGTGGATGCGGATGGCCAAGTTTTACGAAACCAGTTATGTCAGCTAGTGTGAAAGAGAAAATGGACGTTAGTCATAACATGACGCGCACTGAAGTGAGAAGCAAGGAAGGCGATTCGCATCTAGGTCACGTATTTCCAGATGGTCCAGGGCCAAACGGACTTCGTTATTGTATTAATTCAGCCGCACTTCGCTTTATCCCGAAAGAAGAGTTAGAGAAAGAAGGATATGACGATTTCCTTATTTTGTTTGGAAATAAAAAATAA
- a CDS encoding AI-2E family transporter, which translates to MQMKNLFQSKGFQRLLVLVLLALILYGLKSMFNLILITFILTYLMDRFQKFISRKLDHFMPINRKIIIAFLYVMLVGGITITLFKYLPVLTIQISQLIYQFNVFLKNPPDSELIKYAVNAVNHMELSKYIGQGVDILYKSITNVGKFGLQVLLSLILSLFFLLEKARISAFTAKFKESRLAIFYNEIEYFGKKFARSFGKVIEAQFLIAVVNCILSVIALWILGFPQLLGLALMIFLLGLIPVAGVIISLFPLCMIAYNIGGIMYVVYILVIVTVIHALESYVLNPKFMSQKTNLPIFYTFMVLIFSEHFLGVWGLIIGIPVFIFLLDVLDVTNDENEKELEKK; encoded by the coding sequence ATGCAAATGAAAAACCTGTTTCAAAGCAAAGGATTTCAAAGGTTACTTGTATTAGTATTACTTGCCCTCATATTGTATGGGCTAAAAAGTATGTTTAATTTAATTTTAATTACGTTTATTCTTACGTATTTAATGGATCGTTTCCAAAAGTTTATTTCTCGAAAATTAGATCATTTTATGCCGATTAATCGGAAAATTATTATAGCATTTTTATATGTGATGTTAGTTGGCGGAATTACCATTACATTATTTAAGTATTTACCTGTATTGACAATACAAATTTCACAATTAATTTATCAGTTTAATGTATTCCTCAAAAATCCACCAGATAGCGAATTAATTAAGTATGCAGTTAATGCCGTTAATCATATGGAGCTTTCCAAATATATTGGCCAAGGTGTAGATATTTTGTATAAATCGATTACAAATGTTGGGAAATTCGGCCTACAAGTTTTACTTTCTTTAATTTTAAGTTTATTTTTCTTACTAGAAAAAGCACGTATTTCTGCTTTTACCGCAAAGTTTAAAGAGAGTCGACTTGCAATTTTTTATAATGAGATTGAGTATTTCGGAAAGAAATTTGCACGTTCATTTGGAAAAGTAATTGAGGCACAGTTTTTAATAGCGGTTGTTAATTGTATTTTATCTGTTATTGCATTATGGATTCTCGGATTTCCACAATTATTAGGTTTAGCGTTAATGATTTTCTTGCTCGGTTTAATTCCAGTAGCAGGTGTTATCATCTCGTTATTCCCACTTTGTATGATTGCTTACAATATCGGTGGCATTATGTATGTCGTTTATATTTTGGTGATCGTTACTGTTATTCATGCACTTGAAAGCTACGTGTTAAATCCAAAGTTTATGTCACAAAAAACAAACTTACCAATCTTCTATACATTTATGGTATTAATCTTTTCTGAGCATTTCTTAGGTGTATGGGGGCTTATCATCGGTATTCCAGTCTTCATATTCTTATTAGATGTGTTAGATGTGACGAACGATGAGAATGAGAAGGAACTTGAGAAGAAATAA
- the lrgB gene encoding antiholin-like protein LrgB — MASTMTPYFGIVVSLIAYGIGTFLFKHSKGFFLFTPLFVAMVLGIVFLKVGNFTFEGYNTGGKMISFFLEPATIAFAIPLYKQVDKLKKYWWQILSAIVVGSICSVIVVFIVAKAIGLDTSIMNSMLPQAATTAIALPISESIGGIPAITSFAVIFNAVIVYALGALFLKTFRVKNPIAKGLALGTAGHALGVAVGIEMGEVEAAMASIAVTVVGVVTVVVIPIFMPFIA, encoded by the coding sequence ATGGCAAGCACAATGACTCCATATTTCGGAATCGTCGTTTCATTAATCGCATACGGAATCGGAACATTTTTATTCAAACATTCAAAAGGATTCTTCTTATTCACACCACTTTTTGTAGCGATGGTATTAGGGATTGTATTTCTAAAGGTAGGTAACTTTACTTTTGAGGGATATAATACTGGCGGTAAAATGATTAGTTTCTTCTTAGAACCAGCAACAATCGCCTTTGCAATTCCATTATATAAACAAGTTGATAAGTTAAAAAAATATTGGTGGCAAATTTTATCGGCTATCGTGGTTGGATCTATTTGTTCAGTGATTGTCGTGTTCATTGTCGCAAAAGCAATTGGTTTAGATACATCTATAATGAATTCTATGTTACCACAGGCAGCAACAACGGCAATTGCATTACCGATATCTGAAAGCATTGGTGGTATTCCAGCGATTACATCATTTGCAGTTATCTTTAATGCAGTTATCGTATATGCGCTAGGAGCATTATTCTTAAAAACATTTAGAGTGAAAAATCCGATTGCGAAAGGATTAGCACTTGGAACAGCGGGGCATGCACTAGGTGTTGCAGTCGGAATTGAAATGGGTGAGGTAGAAGCAGCGATGGCAAGTATTGCTGTAACAGTAGTTGGGGTTGTAACAGTAGTTGTTATTCCAATCTTCATGCCATTTATTGCATAA
- the lrgA gene encoding antiholin-like murein hydrolase modulator LrgA, translated as MSTKKVYGFLSQAFVFSAIMFVSHIIATHLPIPMPSSVIGLVILFSLLCLKVIKLEQVESLGTALTGIIGFLFVPSGISVINSLGVMGQYFVQIITVIVVATIILLAVTGLFAQFILGKEDKETEDTKQLDVVNKGRKHGKVA; from the coding sequence ATGAGTACAAAAAAAGTATACGGTTTTCTATCACAAGCATTCGTTTTTTCAGCTATTATGTTTGTTTCTCATATTATTGCAACACATTTACCAATTCCAATGCCTTCATCAGTGATTGGGCTAGTAATTTTGTTTAGTCTACTATGCTTAAAGGTTATTAAATTGGAGCAGGTTGAATCACTTGGAACAGCTTTAACAGGTATTATCGGATTTCTTTTCGTACCATCGGGTATTTCCGTTATTAACTCTCTTGGTGTAATGGGACAATACTTCGTACAAATCATAACTGTAATCGTTGTTGCAACAATCATTTTACTTGCTGTAACTGGTTTATTCGCACAATTTATTTTAGGTAAAGAGGATAAAGAAACAGAAGATACAAAACAATTAGATGTTGTAAATAAAGGACGTAAACACGGAAAAGTTGCGTAA